From Aerosakkonema funiforme FACHB-1375:
CCACATTCGCCGAACTGGATAAGCATCAAAAGCCACATCACGACTAATTAAAACTAGAGAATTATTCATCGCCTGTGCTACCAGAATGCGATCGAACGGATCTTTATGATACAAGGGGAGATTATAAAGCTGTATTGTATCTTTTAAGGAAATTGGCAATAGCTTAAATCTTGTAGATTGAAAGCTATATTCCATCTCATTAAAGTCAGATAGCAAAGAAAGTTTACCTATCTTAATCTTGATAGATATTTCCCAAAAACTCGCAATACTGACAAAAACGTTATCTGTATTTTCGATCGCATC
This genomic window contains:
- a CDS encoding type II toxin-antitoxin system VapC family toxin, giving the protein MNSILLDTHAFIWLAEDDPNLPVSLRDAIENTDNVFVSIASFWEISIKIKIGKLSLLSDFNEMEYSFQSTRFKLLPISLKDTIQLYNLPLYHKDPFDRILVAQAMNNSLVLISRDVAFDAYPVRRMWL